The following are encoded in a window of Impatiens glandulifera chromosome 5, dImpGla2.1, whole genome shotgun sequence genomic DNA:
- the LOC124939258 gene encoding glutathione S-transferase T3-like: MAKGLDGEVYGEPYQSQISDDHYSQLMPSYSQIIPIELKELETDDPCKKSIRTKNFSPEEDLVLVSTWLNTSIDPIIGTDQTNIQYWRRVGSYYKAAIENTKYGPRTDKSLTNRWSTIQQAVNKFCGYYTQREGSLRKSCDTGIDVLQEAKKIYHEIQKTPFRLENCWNKLRFNAKWIEYMRQGPTKKKYLQRPMGQKKAKKEAKRGKGKSADISEFDNAIIKWTEEKMKNEEIKVEIAKQHLKIQKAKMDVDQEKSDIATMMIDPFDEI; encoded by the exons ATGGCAAAAGGACTAGATGGTGAAGTGTATGGTGAACCCTACCAATCCCAGATTAGTGATGATCATTACTCTCAACTTATGCCATCATATAGTCAAATTATCCCTATTGAGTTGAAAGAGTTAGAGACGGATGATCCTTGCAAAAAATCCATTCGAACTAAAAACTTTTCTCCGGAGGAGGACCTTGTGTTGGTTTCAACTTGGCTTAACACAAGTATTGATCCAATTATTGGGACAgatcaaacaaatattcaatATTGGAGAAGAGTAGGGTCATATTATAAGGCAGCCATAGAAAATACAAAGTATGGGCCACGGACAGACAAATCTCTTACAAACCGGTGGAGTACAATCCAACAAGCTGTAAACAAGTTTTGCGGCTATTACACACAACGAGAAGGAAGTCTCCGTAAATCTTGTGATACCGGCATAGACGTG CTTCAAGAGGCTAAAAAGATCTACCATGAGATCCAAAAAACTCCATTTCGATTAGAAAACTGCTGGAATAAATTGAGATTTAATGCTAAGTGGATCGAATACATGCGACAAGgaccaacaaaaaaaaagtatctTCAG AGACCAATGGGACAAAAGAAAGCAAAGAAAGAAGCTAAAAGAGGTAAAGGTAAATCTGCTGATATATCTGAATTTGATAATGCTATTATCAAATGGACAGAGGAAAaaatgaagaatgaagaaatcAAAGTGGAAATTGCCAAACAACACTTAAAGATACAAAAGGCTAAAATGGACGTTGATCAAGAAAAATCAGATATTGCTACTATGATGATTGAT CCTTTTGATGAAATCTAA
- the LOC124939257 gene encoding uncharacterized protein LOC124939257: MNSDESFLNEFLNGSDDDDTIELLALRRARKKQNEQSASSRKSRSYIDRATLEGHNRLFKDYFATIPVYSSQMFRRRFRMSRELFMRIHSRVEAHEPYFQQKRNSAGKLGLSSLQKITVALRILCYGVAADFMDEYIRIGETTTIKSLRNVGQHRLYALEVEKLSNRMKSGEGYPVDYSINGHNYNMGYYLADGIYPPWETFFKSIPLPMNRKTKHFTAAQESARKDVERAFGVLQARFAIVRGPSRYFDRDTLNKIMMACIIMHNMIVEDERELHPQPNISEYEQISTSPLVVVVSRTQTPELMNFIQSLHKIKDRAVHNQLQEDLVEHLWNTYIES; this comes from the exons ATGAATAGTGACGAGAGTTTTCTAAATGAATTTTTGAATGGAAGCGATGATGACGATACAATTGAACTTTTAGCCTTGAGACGTGCAAGAAAAAAGCAAAACGAACAAAGTGCAAGCTCAAGGAAATCACGGAGCTATATTGACCGGGCCACTCTAGAAGGGCATAACCGCTTATTCAAAGATTATTTTGCAACGATACCAGTTTATTCATCTCAAATGTTTCGTAGGAGATTTCGAATGAGTCGTGAGCTATTTATGAGGATTCATTCGAGAGTGGAAGCACATGAGCCTTACTTTCAACAAAAAAGAAATTCTGCTGGCAAATTAGGTTTATCATCACTTCAGAAAATCACTGTAGCACTACGAATTTTGTGTTATGGGGTAGCAGCTGATTTCATGGATGAATATATACGAATTGGAGAAACCACAACTATAAAAAGTCTAAG GAATGTTGGGCAGCATCGATTGTATGCATTGGAGGTGGAAAAATTGTCCAACCGCATGAAAAG TGGTGAGGGTTATCCCGTTGACTACTCTATCAATGGTCACAACTATAATATGGGGTATTATCTAGCTGATGGTATATATCCCCCATGGGAAACATTTTTCAAATCAATTCCTTTACCTATGAATCGAAAGACCAAACATTTTACTGCTGCTCAAGAATCTGCAAGAAAAGACGTTGAACGCGCATTTGGTGTGCTCCAGGCTAGATTTGCAATTGTCCGTGGTCCATCACGATATTTTGATCGTGACACACTTAATAAGATAATGATGGCATGTATTATTATGCACAATATGATCGTGGAGGACGAACGTGAACTTCATCCACAACCAAATATCTCTGAATATGAACAAATCTCTACAAGTCCTCTTGTTGTAGTCGTATCACGCACTCAAACTCCAGAACTTATGAATTTTATTCAATCGCTTCACAAAATCAAAGATAGAGCAGTGCATAACCAACTTCAAGAAGATCTAGTGGAACATCTATGGAATACATACATCGAGTCATAA